One window from the genome of Magnolia sinica isolate HGM2019 chromosome 4, MsV1, whole genome shotgun sequence encodes:
- the LOC131243842 gene encoding alpha-glucan water dikinase, chloroplastic-like, which yields MGVRLAGMHLNSAFGGGLPPGISGTNDRCTILVSNLDPGYVSGIQAFEMIAIAAINLSYLYATYINHHILPKLLCLKATSAEILYSRIEESELSDASSTNLKEDGSSPSLTLIKKQGWYSDKLSYLKGKVPSSIGIPTSVALPFGVFEKVLLDDSNLVCLISSHGT from the exons ATGGGTGTTCGCCTTGCTGGAATGCATTTAAATT CTGCATTTGGTGGAGGCTTGCCTCCTGGAATAAGTGGTACAAATGACAGGTGCACCATCCTTGTCTCCAATCTGGATCCTGGCTATGTTTCAGGGATTCAAGCATTTGAAATGATAGCAATTGCTGCG attaatttgagttacttgtatgccacatatatcaaccatcacatcttgcCAAAGTTGTTATGCCTGAAAGCTACCTCTGCAGAAATACTTTACAG TAGGATTGAGGAAAGTGAACTCTCTGATGCAAGCTCAACAAATTTGAAAGAAGATGGATCTTCACCATCCCTAACTCTGATAAAAAAGCAG GGATGGTATTCAGATAAACTTTCATATCTAAAAGGAAAAGTGCCTTCCTCGATAGGAATTCCAACGTCAGTTGCCCTGCCCTTTGGAGTTTTTGAGAAGGTTTTGTTAGATGATTCAAACCTGGTTTGTCTCATCTCATCTCATGGCACTTAA